One genomic window of Sphingomonas ginsengisoli An et al. 2013 includes the following:
- the pyrF gene encoding orotidine-5'-phosphate decarboxylase encodes MTSPIFVALDTPDLSRAQRLTSAVRASVGGIKLGLEFFAANGPGGVRGLAVEGLPIFLDLKLHDIPNTVAKAVEALAPLKPAVLTVHAAGGQAMLAAARAAARPETKVVAVTVLTSLDESDLGAIGVAGAPEDQVRRLAELTRAAGCDGIVCSGAEVAAARSVWPDGYFVIPGVRPAGGELADQKRVMTPADALAAGASMLVIGRPITGAADPAATARAIAASL; translated from the coding sequence ATGACCAGCCCGATCTTCGTCGCGCTCGATACGCCCGACCTGTCGCGCGCGCAGCGGCTGACCTCGGCGGTCCGCGCCTCGGTCGGCGGGATCAAGCTCGGCCTCGAATTCTTCGCCGCCAACGGCCCCGGCGGGGTGCGCGGGCTGGCGGTCGAGGGGCTGCCGATCTTCCTCGACCTCAAGCTGCACGACATTCCCAACACGGTCGCCAAGGCGGTCGAGGCGCTGGCGCCGCTCAAGCCGGCGGTGCTGACCGTACACGCCGCCGGCGGCCAGGCGATGCTCGCCGCCGCCCGCGCCGCCGCGCGGCCCGAGACCAAAGTCGTCGCGGTGACCGTGCTCACCAGCCTCGACGAGAGCGATCTCGGCGCGATCGGCGTCGCCGGTGCGCCGGAGGACCAGGTCCGCCGCCTCGCCGAGCTCACCCGCGCCGCCGGCTGCGACGGCATCGTCTGCTCGGGCGCCGAAGTCGCCGCCGCGCGCAGCGTCTGGCCCGACGGCTATTTCGTGATTCCCGGTGTCCGCCCCGCCGGCGGCGAGCTGGCCGACCAGAAGCGCGTGATGACCCCCGCCGATGCGCTCGCCGCGGGCGCCTCGATGCTGGTCATCGGCCGGCCGATCACCGGCGCCGCCGACCCCGCCGCCACCGCGCGGGCGATCGCCGCTTCCCTCTAG
- a CDS encoding ferritin-like domain-containing protein, with protein sequence MADTGTATLETLTTTLIDSINGYRDAASNADSTRFQELFRSMADDRSQLVEDLRAEIRRAGGTPPEDGSFLGATHQRFLDLKAAVTGRDDKAIINEVERGEDYLKEKFELALKDANLPTDSRSVVERAYQSVLKGHDKVSNLKHGMEA encoded by the coding sequence ATGGCCGACACCGGCACCGCCACGCTCGAGACGCTGACGACCACCCTGATCGACTCGATCAACGGCTATCGCGACGCCGCGAGCAACGCCGACTCGACCCGTTTCCAGGAACTCTTCCGGTCGATGGCCGACGACCGTAGCCAGCTGGTCGAGGACCTTCGTGCGGAAATCCGTCGCGCCGGCGGCACCCCGCCCGAGGACGGCAGCTTCCTCGGCGCGACCCACCAGCGCTTCCTCGATCTGAAGGCGGCGGTCACCGGCCGCGACGACAAGGCGATCATCAACGAGGTCGAGCGAGGCGAGGACTATCTCAAGGAGAAGTTCGAGCTGGCGCTCAAGGATGCCAACCTGCCGACCGACAGCCGGTCGGTGGTCGAGCGCGCGTACCAGTCGGTCCTCAAGGGGCACGACAAGGTGAGTAACCTCAAGCACGGAATGGAGGCCTGA
- a CDS encoding hemerythrin domain-containing protein, whose product MPDAVTLLKEDHRKVEDLFEQYEDAVRDGRKRKLAEQIAAELIVHSQIEEEIFYPACEGKVEEADLKEAYVEHDAAKVLIAEIIAGGPDDDYYDAKVKVLKEEITHHIKEEEGWLSGMFSQAKRHGVDMDALGEELAARKTELMGGIKKNGLPKVKLTTMDEVKV is encoded by the coding sequence ATGCCCGACGCCGTCACACTGCTGAAGGAAGATCACCGCAAGGTGGAAGACTTGTTCGAGCAATATGAGGACGCCGTGCGGGACGGCCGCAAGCGCAAGCTCGCCGAACAGATCGCAGCCGAGCTCATCGTCCACAGCCAGATCGAAGAAGAAATCTTCTATCCGGCGTGCGAGGGCAAGGTCGAGGAAGCCGACCTCAAGGAAGCTTATGTCGAGCATGACGCGGCCAAGGTGCTGATCGCCGAAATCATTGCCGGCGGTCCGGACGACGATTATTACGACGCCAAGGTGAAGGTGCTGAAGGAAGAGATCACGCACCACATCAAGGAAGAGGAAGGTTGGCTCAGCGGCATGTTCAGCCAGGCCAAGCGCCATGGCGTCGACATGGATGCCTTGGGTGAGGAGCTGGCGGCGCGAAAGACCGAACTGATGGGCGGCATCAAGAAAAACGGGCTGCCCAAGGTCAAGCTGACGACCATGGACGAAGTGAAGGTCTAG
- a CDS encoding energy transducer TonB, whose translation MSGVVMLTAAAAATLLQPTSKWIVDFDETQCTASRDFGTAERPLTLLLKAPVTGDVIQLFIARGALGTSVAQPLQATVSWGGAAPRKIDALTFRAVTVKRQMFLINLPRTDVAAAAAAGASDLKVDGLGLGFDFNLGPLANMLKVMDSCVSDLATHWNYHDDKSGAADPLKTHAKGPLVRLFSSDDYPSDAVRNDQSGEVAAVLLINPDGKVADCTLTKTSGVAVLDAQTCAIVRDRARLQPAIGLDGKAARDVYTYRVRWRMP comes from the coding sequence ATGTCCGGTGTTGTGATGCTTACCGCTGCTGCCGCCGCGACGCTGCTTCAGCCGACCTCGAAATGGATCGTCGATTTCGACGAGACCCAATGCACCGCCTCGCGCGATTTCGGGACGGCGGAGAGGCCGCTGACGCTGCTGCTCAAGGCGCCGGTGACGGGCGATGTCATTCAGCTGTTCATCGCCCGCGGTGCGCTCGGCACGTCGGTCGCACAGCCGTTGCAGGCGACGGTGTCGTGGGGCGGGGCAGCGCCGCGGAAGATCGACGCGCTGACCTTCCGGGCGGTGACGGTCAAGCGGCAGATGTTCCTGATCAATCTGCCCCGGACGGATGTGGCCGCGGCGGCGGCGGCGGGCGCGAGCGACCTCAAGGTCGACGGCCTCGGGCTCGGCTTCGATTTCAACCTGGGCCCGCTCGCCAACATGCTGAAGGTGATGGACAGCTGCGTCAGCGATCTCGCCACGCACTGGAATTATCATGATGACAAGTCCGGTGCGGCCGACCCGCTCAAGACGCACGCCAAAGGACCGCTCGTGCGCCTGTTCAGCTCGGACGATTACCCCAGCGACGCCGTGCGCAACGATCAGAGCGGCGAGGTGGCGGCGGTGCTGCTGATCAATCCGGACGGCAAGGTGGCTGACTGCACGCTGACCAAGACCAGTGGGGTGGCGGTGCTCGACGCGCAGACCTGCGCGATCGTCCGCGACCGAGCGCGGCTGCAGCCGGCGATCGGGCTCGACGGCAAGGCGGCGCGCGACGTCTATACTTATCGCGTCCGGTGGCGGATGCCGTAA
- a CDS encoding serine hydrolase domain-containing protein, with the protein MSVSHLTAKSLRSGEDGPLKKSTLFGAGAVLLVGAAIASVRVVDSGTPARAQGGATVSAANLALAKVAPEAREDVNYAQIDARLKQLVTKPGMVGLAVGIVENGRITFLNGYGETVAGSGDKVTPQTVFRWASCSKGVAATMVAKLAEQGKVKLDAPLVTYAPGLKLPTGAEYRATVSDLLSHRLGLPKHSFDNKLEEGDSVPMLKAQLATVGLGCAPHSCWSYQNVAYDGASDIVAKATGKTYQQTVIQQLFGPIGMTSASMTRDALLASPSWARPHSIGRRPLEVTEPYYDVPSAGGVNSNIKDMALWMIAQAGGMPSVLSPRVLAELHAPLVKTPGERQRMRKFLERLGDAYYGLGWRSYDYAGHTIVGHRGGINGYRSLILFDPAKKSGVVALWNSNTNQPGGLEFEVMDMLYHLPFRDWLELSKTRGRLVEPTDDTEDSGAPEVAARSGGGGLSRGR; encoded by the coding sequence TTGAGCGTCTCCCACCTGACCGCCAAGAGCTTGCGCTCCGGGGAGGATGGTCCACTGAAGAAGAGCACCCTGTTTGGGGCGGGTGCGGTGCTGCTGGTCGGCGCCGCGATTGCCAGCGTCCGCGTGGTGGACAGCGGGACGCCTGCGCGCGCCCAGGGCGGGGCGACGGTGTCGGCGGCCAATTTGGCGCTGGCCAAGGTCGCGCCTGAAGCGCGCGAGGACGTCAATTATGCGCAGATCGACGCGCGGCTGAAGCAATTGGTGACCAAGCCCGGGATGGTCGGGCTGGCGGTCGGGATCGTCGAGAACGGCCGGATCACCTTCTTGAACGGCTATGGCGAGACCGTGGCCGGGTCGGGCGACAAGGTGACGCCGCAGACGGTGTTCCGCTGGGCCTCGTGCAGCAAGGGGGTAGCCGCGACGATGGTCGCCAAGCTGGCCGAGCAGGGCAAGGTCAAGCTCGACGCGCCGCTGGTGACCTACGCGCCGGGGCTCAAGCTGCCGACCGGAGCCGAATATCGCGCCACCGTCAGCGACCTCCTCAGCCATCGGTTGGGGCTGCCCAAACACAGCTTCGACAACAAGCTGGAAGAAGGCGATTCGGTGCCCATGCTCAAGGCGCAGTTGGCGACGGTCGGGCTGGGCTGCGCGCCGCATAGTTGCTGGAGTTACCAGAACGTCGCTTATGACGGGGCCAGCGACATCGTCGCGAAGGCGACCGGCAAGACCTACCAGCAGACGGTCATCCAGCAATTGTTCGGGCCGATCGGGATGACCTCGGCGAGCATGACCCGCGACGCGCTGCTGGCCTCGCCGAGCTGGGCGCGGCCGCACAGCATCGGGCGCCGGCCGCTCGAGGTGACCGAGCCTTACTACGACGTGCCCTCGGCGGGCGGGGTCAACAGCAACATCAAGGATATGGCGCTGTGGATGATCGCCCAGGCGGGCGGGATGCCGAGCGTGCTGTCGCCGCGGGTGCTGGCGGAGCTGCACGCGCCGCTGGTGAAGACGCCGGGCGAGCGCCAGCGGATGCGCAAGTTCCTCGAGCGGCTGGGCGATGCCTATTACGGGCTCGGCTGGCGCAGCTACGATTATGCCGGGCATACGATCGTCGGACACCGCGGCGGGATCAACGGCTACCGCTCGCTGATCCTGTTCGATCCGGCCAAGAAGAGCGGCGTGGTGGCGCTGTGGAACAGCAACACCAACCAGCCCGGCGGGCTCGAGTTCGAGGTGATGGACATGCTCTATCACCTGCCGTTCCGCGACTGGCTCGAACTGAGCAAGACGCGCGGCCGGCTGGTCGAGCCGACCGACGACACCGAGGACAGCGGCGCGCCCGAAGTCGCGGCGCGGAGCGGCGGCGGGGGTCTCAGCAGGGGCCGCTGA
- a CDS encoding L,D-transpeptidase family protein — MKKLAIALAASGMLALSIPTAASASMETEEAKMEAASAADTARMDMMDTFGPKVLKPGQYVWASDLGSGPSRVVISLTDQMAYVYRGDQLIGVTTVSSGKPGKDTPTGIFNVLEKQPMYRSKKYDNAAMPFMQRIDTYGIALHAGHNPGEPASHGCVRLPSAFAAKLYQVTTVGTPVLIGA; from the coding sequence ATGAAGAAGCTAGCGATCGCGCTGGCGGCGTCGGGGATGCTTGCACTCTCGATTCCGACCGCAGCCTCGGCCTCGATGGAGACCGAAGAAGCCAAGATGGAAGCCGCCAGTGCCGCCGACACGGCACGGATGGACATGATGGACACGTTCGGTCCCAAGGTGCTCAAGCCCGGCCAATATGTCTGGGCGAGCGACCTTGGCAGCGGCCCGTCGCGCGTGGTCATCAGCCTCACTGACCAGATGGCCTACGTCTATCGCGGCGACCAGTTGATCGGCGTCACCACCGTATCCAGCGGCAAGCCCGGCAAGGACACGCCGACCGGCATCTTCAACGTGCTCGAAAAGCAGCCGATGTATCGCAGCAAGAAGTACGACAATGCCGCGATGCCGTTCATGCAGCGGATCGACACCTACGGCATCGCGCTCCACGCCGGCCACAATCCGGGTGAGCCGGCCAGCCACGGCTGCGTCCGCCTGCCGAGCGCCTTCGCCGCCAAGCTCTACCAGGTCACCACCGTCGGCACCCCGGTCCTGATCGGCGCCTGA
- a CDS encoding bifunctional folylpolyglutamate synthase/dihydrofolate synthase yields the protein MKEVIRSADPRVAALIARQATQYAGRDQLGLDRIRALLDRLGRPQDRLPPVFHVAGTNGKGSTCAFLRAALEAAGHRVHAFTSPHLVRYNERIRIAGTLISDDELAALMVQALDANEDLSASLFEVNTAVAFLAFATTPADACIVEVGLGGRLDATNVIEAPLVCGIAGLGIDHEAFLLADEPGTPAEPLARIGFEKAGIAKPGVPLVVQHYPAGATAAVAATAARVGAPLLVEGHDWHLDPTLHPSLPGPHQQRNASLAAAMLRAQAQLEVSDAALHQGVATATWPARMQKLDPRGPLAAGREVWLDGAHNAAAAQALADALPQPMHLVLGILASKQADAIVPLLARHALNLTFVPIEGHDCHDPQALAARYAGRATSGLTEALADLPGPILIAGSLYLAGEVLERNGELPT from the coding sequence ATGAAGGAAGTGATCCGCTCGGCGGATCCGCGGGTGGCGGCGCTGATCGCCCGCCAGGCGACCCAATATGCCGGCCGCGACCAGCTCGGCCTCGACCGCATTCGTGCGCTGCTGGACCGGCTCGGTCGCCCGCAGGACCGGCTTCCGCCGGTGTTCCACGTCGCTGGAACGAACGGCAAGGGTTCGACCTGCGCCTTCCTCCGCGCCGCGCTCGAGGCCGCCGGCCACCGCGTTCACGCCTTCACCAGCCCGCACCTCGTCCGCTACAACGAGCGCATCCGCATCGCCGGCACGCTCATCTCGGACGACGAGCTCGCCGCGCTGATGGTCCAAGCGCTCGACGCCAATGAGGATCTGAGCGCCAGCCTGTTCGAGGTGAACACCGCGGTCGCCTTCCTCGCCTTCGCCACAACCCCCGCCGACGCCTGCATCGTCGAGGTCGGGCTCGGCGGCCGGCTCGACGCGACCAACGTCATCGAGGCGCCACTGGTTTGCGGCATCGCCGGCCTCGGCATCGACCACGAGGCCTTTCTCCTCGCCGACGAACCCGGCACGCCGGCCGAGCCACTCGCCCGCATCGGCTTCGAGAAGGCCGGGATCGCCAAGCCGGGCGTGCCGCTCGTCGTCCAGCACTATCCCGCCGGCGCCACCGCGGCGGTCGCGGCGACGGCCGCCCGCGTCGGTGCGCCGTTGCTGGTCGAAGGTCACGACTGGCACCTCGACCCGACCCTGCATCCCTCGCTCCCCGGACCGCATCAGCAGCGCAACGCCAGTCTGGCGGCAGCGATGCTGCGCGCGCAGGCGCAGCTTGAGGTGTCAGACGCCGCGCTCCACCAAGGGGTCGCCACCGCCACCTGGCCCGCCCGGATGCAGAAACTCGACCCCCGCGGCCCGCTCGCGGCGGGGCGCGAGGTCTGGCTCGACGGCGCGCATAATGCGGCGGCGGCCCAAGCGCTGGCCGATGCCCTGCCCCAACCGATGCACCTCGTCCTCGGCATCCTCGCCAGCAAGCAGGCCGACGCGATCGTCCCGCTCCTCGCCCGCCACGCGCTGAACCTTACCTTCGTCCCGATCGAGGGACACGACTGCCACGATCCGCAGGCGCTCGCGGCGCGCTACGCCGGCCGGGCGACGTCAGGCCTCACTGAAGCGCTGGCGGACCTGCCCGGCCCGATCCTCATCGCCGGTTCGCTTTACCTCGCCGGCGAGGTCCTCGAGCGCAACGGCGAGCTGCCGACCTAG
- a CDS encoding ATP-dependent helicase, with product MPESAVTPLAQPDPAYLHGLNAPQREAVLTTDGPVLVLAGAGTGKTAALTARLAHLIATRRAWPSQILAVTFTNKAAREMKERVSRISGGAIEGMPWLGTFHSIGAKMLRIHAELAGLQSNFTILDTDDQLRLLKQLIVAAELDEKRWPARQLAACIDRWKNKGMVPADVDAGESEAFASGRGGELYARYQERLKTLNACDFGDLLLHMLTIFRTHADVLERYRDRFRYILVDEYQDTNAVQYEWLKLLAEPRRNLCCVGDDDQSIYSWRGAEVANILRFEVDFPGAAVIRLEQNYRSTPHILGAASGLIANNSGRLGKTLWTEVDVGDKVRVIGVWDGPEEARRVGEEVEAHQRNGGTPDDVAILVRAQFQTREFEERFIAIGLPYQIVGGFRFYERAEIRDALAYLRLIQSPADDLAFERIVNTPKRGLGDKAVAAIHRHARAAQLPLLLAAAQMLDSDEMTPQARRSLGRFVGDFARWRQMHLSTATDGANLPAETGANRAAPHAEIARLMLEESGYTAMLQAERSAEAAGRLENLAELARAMEEYESLPAFLEHVSLVMDNDAARGEPKVTIMTIHAAKGLEFPMVYLAGWEEGVFPSQRAIDEGGLASLEEERRLAYVAITRARRSATIFHAANRRIYGQWTSSIPSRFIAELPADHVEQETTMTGGESLWRAQWSEHSDPFAHVARASTRGPGFQRAASDFRAQLDDRSGRPAHSARPPVEVRASAVSLGNKGRDDLSLGQRVFHGKFGYGTIAVIEGNKLEIDFEHAGRKRVLDSFVSLG from the coding sequence GTGCCCGAATCCGCCGTCACTCCGCTCGCCCAGCCCGACCCCGCCTATCTCCACGGGCTGAACGCGCCCCAGCGTGAGGCGGTGCTGACCACCGACGGCCCTGTGCTGGTGCTGGCCGGCGCCGGGACCGGCAAGACCGCCGCGCTCACTGCCCGCCTCGCCCACCTCATCGCCACCCGCCGCGCCTGGCCGAGCCAGATCCTCGCCGTCACCTTCACCAACAAGGCCGCGCGCGAGATGAAGGAGCGGGTCAGCCGGATCAGCGGCGGCGCGATCGAAGGGATGCCGTGGCTCGGCACCTTCCACTCGATCGGCGCCAAGATGCTCCGCATCCATGCCGAGCTTGCCGGCCTCCAGTCCAACTTCACCATCCTCGACACCGACGACCAGCTGCGCCTGCTCAAGCAATTGATCGTTGCCGCCGAGCTCGACGAAAAGCGCTGGCCCGCGCGCCAGCTCGCCGCCTGCATCGACCGCTGGAAGAACAAGGGGATGGTCCCCGCCGACGTCGACGCGGGCGAGAGCGAGGCCTTCGCCAGCGGCCGCGGTGGTGAGCTCTACGCCCGCTATCAGGAGCGGCTGAAAACGCTCAACGCCTGCGACTTCGGCGACCTGCTGCTCCACATGCTGACCATCTTCCGCACCCACGCGGACGTGCTCGAGCGCTACCGCGACCGCTTCCGCTACATCTTGGTCGACGAATATCAGGACACCAACGCGGTCCAGTATGAGTGGCTGAAGCTGCTCGCCGAGCCGCGCCGCAACCTGTGCTGCGTCGGCGACGACGACCAGTCGATCTATTCGTGGCGCGGCGCCGAGGTCGCCAACATCCTCCGCTTCGAGGTCGATTTCCCCGGCGCCGCGGTGATCCGGCTCGAGCAGAATTACCGCTCGACCCCGCACATCCTCGGCGCCGCCAGCGGGCTCATCGCCAACAACAGCGGCCGGCTCGGCAAGACGCTGTGGACCGAGGTCGACGTCGGCGACAAGGTCCGCGTGATCGGCGTCTGGGACGGCCCCGAGGAAGCGCGCCGGGTTGGCGAGGAGGTCGAGGCGCACCAGCGCAATGGCGGCACCCCCGACGACGTCGCCATCCTCGTCCGCGCCCAGTTCCAGACCCGCGAGTTCGAGGAACGCTTCATCGCGATTGGCCTCCCCTACCAGATCGTCGGCGGTTTCCGCTTCTACGAGCGCGCCGAGATCCGCGACGCGCTCGCCTACCTCCGCCTGATCCAGTCCCCCGCCGACGACCTCGCCTTCGAGCGGATCGTCAACACCCCCAAGCGCGGATTGGGCGACAAGGCGGTGGCGGCGATCCACCGCCACGCCCGCGCCGCCCAGCTGCCGCTACTCTTGGCGGCCGCGCAGATGCTCGATTCGGACGAGATGACCCCCCAGGCCCGCCGCAGCCTCGGCCGCTTCGTCGGGGACTTCGCCCGCTGGCGGCAGATGCACCTGTCGACCGCGACCGACGGCGCCAACCTGCCCGCCGAGACCGGCGCCAACCGCGCCGCCCCCCACGCCGAGATCGCCCGGCTCATGCTCGAGGAATCGGGCTACACTGCCATGCTCCAGGCCGAACGTTCGGCCGAGGCCGCTGGCCGGCTCGAAAACCTCGCCGAACTTGCCCGTGCGATGGAGGAATATGAAAGCCTCCCCGCCTTCCTCGAGCATGTCAGCCTGGTGATGGACAATGACGCCGCGCGTGGTGAGCCCAAGGTGACCATCATGACCATCCACGCCGCCAAGGGCCTCGAATTCCCGATGGTCTACCTCGCCGGCTGGGAAGAGGGCGTCTTCCCCTCGCAGCGCGCGATCGACGAAGGCGGACTCGCCAGCCTCGAGGAAGAACGCCGCTTGGCCTATGTCGCGATCACCCGCGCGCGGCGCAGCGCCACCATCTTCCACGCCGCCAACCGCCGCATCTACGGCCAGTGGACAAGCTCGATTCCCAGCCGCTTCATCGCCGAGCTTCCCGCCGACCATGTCGAGCAGGAAACCACCATGACCGGCGGCGAGTCGCTGTGGCGAGCCCAGTGGAGCGAACATAGCGACCCCTTCGCCCACGTCGCCCGCGCGAGCACCCGCGGTCCCGGTTTCCAGCGCGCCGCCTCCGACTTCCGCGCCCAGCTCGACGACCGCAGCGGCCGCCCGGCGCACAGCGCCCGTCCGCCGGTCGAGGTCCGCGCCAGCGCGGTCAGCCTCGGCAACAAGGGCCGCGACGACCTCTCGCTCGGCCAGCGCGTGTTCCACGGCAAGTTCGGCTACGGCACCATCGCCGTCATCGAGGGCAACAAGCTCGAGATCGATTTCGAGCACGCCGGCCGCAAGCGCGTCCTCGACAGTTTCGTCAGCCTCGGCTGA
- the accD gene encoding acetyl-CoA carboxylase, carboxyltransferase subunit beta — protein sequence MSWLTRVRNSISFLPKRQATENLWHKCKTCGTMVFIKEWEDNLWVCPRCEHHDRIRAEQRFSILFDEGKYQLLPSPEVREDPLKFRDTKRYVDRLKAARAATDERDALLNARGLIEGRLAIVGVQDFAFMGGSMGVAVGSAFVAGVKAALEAMAPYIIFTAAGGARMQEGILSLMQMPRTTVALAELREAGLPYIVVLTDPTTGGVTASYAMLGDVQLAEPGALIGFAGQRVIEQTIREKLPEGFQRAEYLRDHGMVDRVVPRAELRETIGKLIAYLAPEREAA from the coding sequence ATGAGCTGGCTCACCCGCGTCCGCAACAGCATCTCCTTCCTCCCCAAGCGGCAGGCGACCGAGAATCTGTGGCACAAGTGCAAGACCTGCGGGACGATGGTCTTCATCAAGGAATGGGAAGACAACCTCTGGGTCTGCCCGCGCTGCGAGCACCATGACCGCATCCGCGCCGAGCAGCGCTTCTCGATCCTGTTCGACGAGGGGAAATACCAGCTTCTCCCCAGCCCCGAGGTGCGCGAGGATCCGCTCAAGTTCCGCGACACCAAGCGCTACGTCGACCGCCTCAAGGCCGCCCGCGCCGCGACCGACGAGCGCGACGCCCTGCTCAATGCGCGCGGCCTGATCGAGGGCCGCCTGGCGATCGTCGGGGTCCAGGACTTCGCCTTCATGGGCGGGTCGATGGGGGTGGCGGTCGGCTCGGCCTTCGTCGCCGGGGTCAAGGCCGCGCTCGAGGCGATGGCCCCCTACATCATCTTCACCGCGGCCGGCGGCGCGCGGATGCAGGAAGGCATCCTGAGTCTGATGCAGATGCCACGCACCACCGTCGCGCTGGCCGAGCTGCGCGAAGCCGGCCTCCCCTACATCGTCGTGCTGACCGACCCGACCACCGGCGGCGTCACCGCCAGCTACGCCATGCTCGGCGATGTTCAGCTCGCCGAGCCGGGTGCGCTGATCGGCTTCGCCGGCCAGCGGGTGATCGAGCAGACCATCCGCGAGAAGCTGCCCGAGGGCTTCCAGCGCGCCGAATACTTACGCGACCACGGCATGGTCGACCGGGTCGTCCCCCGCGCCGAGCTGCGCGAGACGATCGGCAAGCTCATCGCTTATCTGGCGCCGGAGCGGGAAGCCGCCTGA
- a CDS encoding LapA family protein — MQFLRTTFWVVIAVFLAILGRNNWSDVTLNLWGPFQADIKIPLLVLIVFLLGFLPTFLILRGRIWALKRRQGVPARPVEPIANPPAAPVDGSPTL; from the coding sequence ATGCAGTTCCTGCGCACGACATTCTGGGTGGTGATCGCGGTCTTCCTCGCGATCCTCGGTCGCAACAACTGGTCCGACGTCACCCTGAACCTGTGGGGACCGTTCCAGGCCGACATCAAGATCCCGCTGCTGGTCCTGATCGTCTTCCTCTTGGGCTTCCTCCCGACCTTCCTCATCCTGCGCGGGCGGATCTGGGCGCTGAAGCGACGGCAGGGCGTGCCCGCCCGGCCGGTCGAGCCGATCGCCAATCCGCCCGCCGCGCCGGTCGACGGCAGCCCGACCCTATGA
- a CDS encoding DUF6356 family protein: MSHSKPVLEASREHLHEAGESYLQHLAFASLVAALLLAAAIACFIHALVPAFCRRSASRIVALLTRLFGERDRLRDTVREGSGPLVLTMLLLLCIPPLALMIAAGGQVLLLPLAALCLAVPLAFLIGNPDLEPVD; encoded by the coding sequence ATGAGCCACAGCAAACCTGTCCTCGAAGCCAGTCGCGAGCATCTCCACGAAGCGGGCGAGAGCTATCTCCAGCACCTCGCCTTCGCGTCGCTGGTCGCCGCCTTGCTCCTCGCCGCCGCGATCGCCTGCTTCATTCACGCGCTGGTGCCGGCCTTCTGCCGCCGCTCGGCGAGCCGGATCGTCGCGCTGCTGACCCGCCTGTTCGGCGAGCGCGACCGCCTTCGCGACACCGTCCGCGAGGGCTCGGGGCCGCTGGTCCTGACCATGCTGCTGCTGCTGTGCATCCCGCCGCTGGCGCTGATGATCGCTGCCGGCGGCCAAGTCCTGCTCCTGCCGCTCGCCGCCCTCTGCCTCGCGGTCCCGCTCGCTTTCCTGATCGGCAATCCCGACCTCGAACCGGTCGACTAG
- a CDS encoding glutaredoxin family protein, with product MPSATIYRMVLPDHECPFGRRAKDLLDENGFDVEEHILSSREEVEAFKEKHGVDTTPQIWVDGEQVGGCSDLEKFLSAHV from the coding sequence ATGCCATCCGCCACCATCTACCGCATGGTCCTGCCCGACCACGAATGCCCCTTCGGCCGCCGCGCCAAGGACTTGCTCGACGAAAACGGCTTCGACGTCGAGGAGCACATCCTGTCGAGCCGCGAAGAGGTCGAGGCCTTCAAGGAAAAGCACGGCGTCGACACCACCCCGCAGATCTGGGTCGACGGCGAGCAGGTCGGCGGCTGCAGCGACCTTGAAAAGTTCCTTAGCGCGCACGTCTGA
- a CDS encoding DUF3597 domain-containing protein, with the protein MSFFGKIKDAIFGHKSAAPTQQIPAGMPAGTPASTTPQPQGGVATAPAPAPATQQQVDVEQVLQQIAQEKGNPDLNYKTSIVDLMKLLGIDSSLENRKELAKELGYTGALDGSAEMNIWLHKATMKQLAANGGKVPASMLD; encoded by the coding sequence ATGAGCTTTTTCGGCAAGATCAAGGACGCCATCTTCGGTCACAAGTCGGCCGCGCCAACGCAGCAGATCCCGGCCGGCATGCCCGCCGGAACCCCTGCCTCGACCACGCCGCAGCCCCAGGGCGGCGTCGCCACGGCGCCTGCGCCGGCGCCCGCGACGCAGCAACAGGTCGATGTCGAGCAGGTCCTTCAGCAGATCGCCCAGGAAAAGGGCAATCCTGACCTCAACTACAAGACCTCGATCGTCGACCTGATGAAGTTGCTCGGGATCGATTCGAGCCTCGAGAACCGCAAGGAGTTGGCGAAGGAGCTTGGTTACACCGGCGCGCTCGACGGCAGCGCCGAGATGAACATCTGGCTGCACAAGGCGACGATGAAGCAGCTCGCGGCGAACGGCGGCAAGGTGCCGGCCTCGATGCTCGACTAA